The proteins below come from a single Streptococcus hyointestinalis genomic window:
- a CDS encoding DEAD/DEAH box helicase yields the protein MTFRDFNFKPYIQEALDELHFVDPTPVQQKLIPVVRSGRDLVGESKTGSGKTHTFLLPIFEKLDEAKNETQVVITAPSRELATQIYQATKQIASHAKNPIRIGHYVGGTDKKRQIEKLKANQPHIVIGTPGRIYDLVASSDLDIHKAHTFVVDEADMTLDMGFLGTVDKIAASLPKDVQILVFSATIPQKLQPFLKKYLTNPVMETIKTETVIADTIDNWLISTKGRDKNAQILEISKLLQPFLAMIFVNTKERADDLHAYLSSNGLKVAKIHGGISPRERKRIMNQVKQLDYEYIVATDLAARGIDIEGVSHVINDSIPQDLSFFVHRVGRTGRNGLSGIAITLYQPSDDSDIRELEKMGIRFVPKVIKNGEFQDTYDRDRRANREKSYQKLDTEMIGLVKKKKKKIKPGYKKKIQWKVDEKRRKERRAANRAKGRSERKAKRQSF from the coding sequence ATGACTTTTAGAGATTTTAACTTTAAACCCTACATTCAAGAAGCGCTTGATGAGCTTCACTTTGTCGATCCAACACCCGTTCAGCAAAAGCTGATTCCAGTTGTGCGCTCTGGGCGTGACTTAGTCGGTGAGTCAAAGACAGGCTCAGGAAAGACCCACACTTTCTTGCTTCCTATTTTTGAGAAATTAGATGAAGCTAAAAATGAAACACAAGTGGTTATCACAGCTCCTAGCCGTGAGCTGGCAACCCAGATTTACCAAGCAACCAAGCAAATCGCAAGCCATGCCAAGAATCCTATTCGCATTGGGCACTATGTGGGTGGTACGGACAAGAAGCGCCAGATTGAAAAGCTCAAGGCGAACCAACCGCATATCGTTATCGGCACGCCTGGGCGTATCTATGACTTAGTCGCGTCTTCTGACCTTGATATTCACAAGGCGCATACTTTTGTTGTGGATGAGGCGGATATGACCTTAGACATGGGCTTTTTGGGGACTGTGGACAAGATTGCAGCCAGTCTGCCAAAGGACGTGCAGATTTTGGTCTTTTCAGCTACCATTCCGCAAAAATTGCAACCTTTCTTGAAGAAATATCTGACCAATCCTGTCATGGAAACTATCAAGACAGAGACGGTCATCGCAGACACTATCGACAACTGGTTGATTTCCACTAAAGGACGTGATAAAAATGCGCAAATCCTAGAAATCTCAAAGCTCTTGCAGCCATTTCTTGCCATGATTTTTGTCAATACCAAGGAACGTGCTGATGATTTGCATGCTTATCTGTCCAGCAATGGGCTCAAGGTGGCAAAGATTCACGGAGGAATCTCGCCACGTGAGCGTAAGCGTATCATGAACCAAGTCAAGCAGCTAGACTATGAGTACATTGTCGCAACGGACCTTGCAGCACGTGGGATTGATATTGAGGGCGTGAGCCATGTCATCAACGACAGCATTCCTCAAGACCTATCTTTCTTTGTCCACCGTGTTGGGCGTACAGGGCGTAATGGGCTTTCTGGTATTGCCATTACCCTTTATCAGCCAAGCGACGACTCTGATATTCGAGAGCTGGAGAAGATGGGCATTCGCTTTGTACCAAAGGTCATCAAAAATGGTGAGTTTCAAGACACTTATGACCGTGACCGCAGGGCAAATCGTGAAAAATCTTACCAAAAACTGGACACTGAAATGATTGGTTTGGTGAAAAAGAAAAAGAAAAAAATCAAACCGGGCTACAAGAAAAAAATCCAGTGGAAAGTGGATGAAAAGCGCCGCAAAGAACGCCGTGCCGCCAACCGTGCTAAAGGACGTTCAGAGCGTAAAGCCAAGCGCCAAAGTTTTTAA